A genomic segment from Takifugu rubripes chromosome 20, fTakRub1.2, whole genome shotgun sequence encodes:
- the LOC101065927 gene encoding serine protease 40, producing the protein MKTLLSFLVFHLLLGLGPNAHGSEIIGGKEVLDKSMMYMASVQNDRHICGGFLIRKDFVLTAAHCYSKNLTVVLGTHNLKKVSDSMRYRVKSYKHPDFSKVKYGNDIMLLKLQLQKSQKDHRIQPIQISKLKNNAKCRVAGWGLTKDGKPSDVLQAVEVPVVGLGNCRKEWLEGRRLELPKDVICAGGNTAVGFCQGDSGGPLVCGKQAVGIVSFNMNRNCDYPNLPNVYVDISKHLSWIKKTLAKKSSVTMARFSLALLLLFICDGIEGSHIINGRESAPHSRPYMAALQLRGRLICGGALIREDFVLTAAHCQISVPYRVVLGSNSLSGNETTRQEFRSIQNFPHPDYDGHLNDIMLIKLNGRANMTDAVQLIPLKTARLPTFSKCLTAGWGDVGDNNTLAARLQEVNVTTLSERTCRRRWRKVPIARTMVCGVGGSDFQGFCSGDSGGPLVCNGTMAGVVSFSGRRCGDRRTPDVYMRVSSFSDWITSVLNSDDTDRH; encoded by the exons ATGAAGACTCTTCTCAGCTtcctggttttccatcttctcctggGCCTTGGACCAAATG CACATGGAAGTGAAATCATAGGCGGTAAAGAGGTGCTGGACAAGTCAATGATGTACATGGCCTCGGTACAAAATGATCGTCACATCTGCGGAGGGTTCCTCATCAGGAAAGACTTTGTGCTGACTGCTGCACACTGTTACAGCAA GAATCTCACTGTTGTTCTCGGCACCCACAATCTCAAGAAAGTCAGTGATTCCATGAGATACAGAGTCAAGAGCTACAAACATCCAGATTTTAGCAAAGTAAAATATGGCAATGACATCATGCTGCTTAAA ctgcagctgcagaaatcTCAAAAGGACCACAGAATCCAACCCATCCAAATTTCAAAGTTGAAAAATAACGCAAAGTGTCGCGTGGCTGGATGGGGGTTGACAAAGGATGGGAAGCCTTCGGACGTGCTGCAGGCGGTGGAAGTGCCTGTTGTTGGGCTGGGCAACTGTAGGAAAGAATGGCTAGAAGGCCGTCGCTTAGAACTCCCCAAAGATGTGATCTGCGCTGGCGGCAACACAGCCGTAGGATTCTGTCAG GGCGACTCTGGGGGTCCACTGGTGTGCGGCAAGCAGGCGGTTGGCATTGTGTCATTCAACATGAATCGAAACTGTGACTACCCGAATCTGCCCAACGTCTATGTTGACATATCCAAACACCTGAGCTGGATCAAGAAAACTCTGGCGAAAAAGTCCT CCGTCACCATGGCGCGTTTCAGcctggccctgctgctgctctttatcTGTGACG GCATAGAAGGTTCTCACATTATTAATGGCAGAGAATCTGCCCCCCACTCACGTCCGTACATGGCCGCGTTGCAGCTCCGGGGCCGGCTGATCTGCGGGGGGGCCCTGATCCGAGAAGACTTCGTGCTCACAGCAGCTCACTGTCAAATATCTGT ACCCTACAGAGTTGTTCTTGGATCTAATTCCTTGTCTGGGAATGAGACGACGCGGCAGGAGTTCAGGAGCATCCAAAACTTCCCACACCCGGACTATGATGGGCACCTGAATGATATCATGCTTATTAAG CTGAATGGAAGAGCCAATATGACCGACGCTGTGCAGCTGATTCCTCTGAAAACTGCCAGGCTGCCAACATTCAGTAAGTGCCTGACAGCTGGCTGGGGGGACGTGGGGGATAACAACACCTTAGCAGCCAGGCTCCAGGAGGTCAACGTCACCACCCTGTCAGAGAGAACCTGCCGCAGAAGATGGCGAAAAGTTCCCATCGCCCGGACGATGGTGTGTGGAGTCGGGGGAAGTGACTTTCAAGGCTTTTGCTCG GGAGATTCTGGTGGACCGCTGGTATGTAATGGAACCATGGCGGGTGTGGTCTCCTTCTCTGGCCGGCGATGTGGAGACCGCAGGACCCCTGATGTTTACATGCGGGTGTCATCATTCAGTGACTGGATTACGAGCGTGCTCAACAGCGATGACACAGACCGTCACTGA
- the hsd11b1la gene encoding hydroxysteroid 11-beta-dehydrogenase 1-like protein isoform X1 → MGVFTKIIMAICVVLIAVKWTAPRFDEESLRGARVVVTGASTGIGEQLAYHYARFGAQIVITARREKVLQQVAEKCLSLGAQKALYIAADMSSESEPEKVVDFALEKLGGLDYLVLNHIGPSPFTVWQGDVEHTKWLMQVNFFSYIQMAWRALPSLEQSNGSLVIVSSLLGKTTSPFVAPYSSTKSALNGFFGSLYHELAMKKSNVSVSLCTLGLIDTEAAMDKVRGVVNLPAYPATDAALNIIIIGATRQLELYYPCNYEVKQILHLAGGTAEDHHGYQGCCITLKTEDVVQLKEIYISMRTFQFCFLNDLILIYRDPLLHSFASLNASVHAMSKNTRIFCCLLSDFVLYLCFFG, encoded by the exons ATGGGAGTTTTTACAAAAATTATAATGGCTATATGCGTTGTTTTAATAGCTGTCAAGTGGACTGCACCTCGTTTTGATGAAG AATCCCTCAGAGGGGCCCGGGTGGTGGTGACCGGGGCCAGCACAGGTATTGGCGAACAGCTGGCGTATCATTACGCCCGCTTTGGAGCCCAGATCGTGATCACAGCGAGAAGAGAGAAGGTGTTACAGCAG GTGGCAGAGAAGTGTCTGAGTCTGGGTGCTCAGAAAGCGCTCTATATAGCAGCTGACATGTCCAGTGAGTCCGAGCCAGAGAAGGTAGTAGATTTTGCCCTGGAGAAGCTCGGAGGGCTGGATTACCTGGTTCTTAACCACATTGGGCCCTCCCCATTCACAGTGTGGCAGGGTGATGTGGAGCACACCAAGTGGTTGATGCAG GTCAATTTCTTCAGTTATATTCAGATGGCTTGGAGGGCTTTGCCATCTCTGGAGCAAAGCAATGGATCCCTTGTGATCGTTTCATCACTTTTAG GTAAAACCACCAGTCCATTTGTGGCACCTTACTCCTCAACAAAATCAGCCCTCAATGGTTTCTTCGGTTCCCTCTATCATGAATTGGCGATGAAGAAAAGCAACGTCTCCGTCTCACTGTGCACGCTGGGCCTCATAGATACCGAAGCAGCGATGGATAAAGTCAG AGGGGTTGTTAATTTGCCAGCCTACCCTGCCACAGATGCAGCCCTCAACATCATCATTATAGGAGCCACCAGGCAGCTGGAGCTCTACTACCCTTG TAACTATGAAGTCAAACAGATCCTCCACTTGGCTGGTGGAACTGCTGAAGATCACCATGGTTACCAAGGCTGCTGTATTACACTCAAG ACAGAAGACGTGGTGCAACTGAAGGAAATCTACATCAGCATGAGAACATTCCAATTCTGCTTTCTAAATGACCTCATCTTAATCTATAGAGACCCACTCCTCCATTCCTTTGCCAGTTTAAATGCTTCTGTACATGCCATGTCTAAAAATACAAGGatcttctgctgcctcctgtcagATTTTGTATTATATTTATGCTTTTTTGGTTAG
- the micos13 gene encoding MICOS complex subunit MIC13: MAARILPVLKLATKVTIAGGALYVACDSGLLGSGEQGSEALGRAKAAIPPAVEEWMKYFGLETQLPTMPTVEVSPVQTWNSGVRWTVSALSEAPTKANEYTHQLFHYLKDLTK, translated from the exons ATGGCGGCAAGGATTTTGCCAGTACTGAA ACTGGCTACCAAGGTGACCATTGCAGGAGGAGCTTTGTATGTGGCCTGTGACTCCGGTCTTTTGGGAAGCGGTGAGCAGGGCTCAGAGGCCCTGGGGAGGGCAAAGGCTGCCATCCCCCCGGCTGTTGAGGAGTGGATGAAGTACTTTGGTCTGGAG ACTCAGCTTCCAACAATGCCTACGGTTGAGGTTTCTCCTGTCCAAACCTGGAACTCTG GAGTGCGGTGGACAGTTTCAGCCCTTTCTGAAGCCCCCACGAAAGCAAATGAGTACACACACCAGTTGTTTCATTACTTGAAGGACCTCACCAAGTAA
- the hsd11b1la gene encoding hydroxysteroid 11-beta-dehydrogenase 1-like protein isoform X2, translated as MGVFTKIIMAICVVLIAVKWTAPRFDEESLRGARVVVTGASTGIGEQLAYHYARFGAQIVITARREKVLQQVAEKCLSLGAQKALYIAADMSSESEPEKVVDFALEKLGGLDYLVLNHIGPSPFTVWQGDVEHTKWLMQVNFFSYIQMAWRALPSLEQSNGSLVIVSSLLGKTTSPFVAPYSSTKSALNGFFGSLYHELAMKKSNVSVSLCTLGLIDTEAAMDKVRGVVNLPAYPATDAALNIIIIGATRQLELYYPWYTYIIVVTKDWFPSITNYIVQNSYNYIP; from the exons ATGGGAGTTTTTACAAAAATTATAATGGCTATATGCGTTGTTTTAATAGCTGTCAAGTGGACTGCACCTCGTTTTGATGAAG AATCCCTCAGAGGGGCCCGGGTGGTGGTGACCGGGGCCAGCACAGGTATTGGCGAACAGCTGGCGTATCATTACGCCCGCTTTGGAGCCCAGATCGTGATCACAGCGAGAAGAGAGAAGGTGTTACAGCAG GTGGCAGAGAAGTGTCTGAGTCTGGGTGCTCAGAAAGCGCTCTATATAGCAGCTGACATGTCCAGTGAGTCCGAGCCAGAGAAGGTAGTAGATTTTGCCCTGGAGAAGCTCGGAGGGCTGGATTACCTGGTTCTTAACCACATTGGGCCCTCCCCATTCACAGTGTGGCAGGGTGATGTGGAGCACACCAAGTGGTTGATGCAG GTCAATTTCTTCAGTTATATTCAGATGGCTTGGAGGGCTTTGCCATCTCTGGAGCAAAGCAATGGATCCCTTGTGATCGTTTCATCACTTTTAG GTAAAACCACCAGTCCATTTGTGGCACCTTACTCCTCAACAAAATCAGCCCTCAATGGTTTCTTCGGTTCCCTCTATCATGAATTGGCGATGAAGAAAAGCAACGTCTCCGTCTCACTGTGCACGCTGGGCCTCATAGATACCGAAGCAGCGATGGATAAAGTCAG AGGGGTTGTTAATTTGCCAGCCTACCCTGCCACAGATGCAGCCCTCAACATCATCATTATAGGAGCCACCAGGCAGCTGGAGCTCTACTACCCTTGGTACACCTACATCATCGTAGTCACCAAAGACTGGTTCCCCTCCATCACAAACTATATCGTCCAGAACAGCTACAATTATATCCCATAG
- the LOC101072194 gene encoding spindlin-1-like: protein MSKKRGRKRSSGELSDMLIPDASSILGARIQHNWREKGNQSKWKGTVLDRVGVNPSLFMVKYDGFDCVYGIELFKDDRVSNLQVLSEKVVNNKIKIPSGAEELVGKAVEHLFEKEDGEKNEWRGMVLSRAPIMTNWYYITYEKDPVLYMYQLWDDYADGDLRILPEAENKHLLPADRKPGEETESLVGKQVEYVTDTGVKRTGLVIYQVPSKPSVYYIKYDDDFHIHVYDLVKTT from the exons ATGTCCAAGAAAAGGGGCAG AAAGAGGAGCAGCGGGGAGCTGAGTGACATGCTGATCCCGGACGCCAGCAGCATCCTAGGAGCCCGCATTCAGCACAATTGGCGCGAGAAAGGGAATCAGAGCAAATGGAAAGGGACGGTGCTGGACAGGGTCGGCGTGAATCCCTCCCTCTTCATGGTGAAGTATGACGGCTTCGACTGCGTCTACGGAATAGAGCTGTTCAAGGACGATAGGGTCTCAAACTTACAAGTCCTGTCTGAAAAAGTTG TCAACAACAAGATCAAGATTCCTTCTGGAGCAGAAGAGCTGGTGGGCAAAGCTGTGGAGCATCTGTTTGaaaaggaggatggagagaagaatGAGTGGAGGGGCATGGTTCTCTCCAGAGCGCCAATCATGACCAACTGGTATTATATCACTTATGAAAAGGACCCGGTTTTATATATGTATCAGTTGTGGGACGACTACGCTGACGGAGACCTCCGGATTTTGCCTGAAGCAG AGAACAAGCACCTActgcctgcagacaggaagccaGGAGAGGAGACCGAGAGCCTCGTAGGGAAGCAAGTGGAGTATGTCACCGACACGGGGGTGAAGAGAACAGGCCTGGTCATATACCAGGTGCCATCCAAGCCCTCCGTCTACTATATCAAATACGACGATGACTTTCACATCCATGTTTATGACCTGGTCAAAACCACCTAG